The genomic region CATGGATCCAAAAGTACTGAATGCTCGTCTAAGAATGGAGTTTACAAATGAGAAAGCTATGGACAGTGATGGTGTGTCAAGAGAGGCGTACTCCGCATTCTGGGACCACTTCTTGGACCAGTGTGAGGGGGAAGATGAACGAGTACCCAGGCTACGACCAGACTATTCTGAGAAGAAATGGCAAGCGCTCGGAAGAGTGTGGTTGAAAGGATACCTGGACCACAAAATCCTACCAATCAGACTGTCACCAGCCTTTGTTCTTGCCTGTTGTAAAGGAGTTAGCTCAGTGGATGAAGAACTATTAATGATGTCATTTGCCAGATTTCTTTCAGAAAATGAGCGTGTGTCGCTTGAAAAAGCACTACAGGGTACCATTGATGAAACTGTTGAGGAGGACTTACTTGATGTCTTCTCCAGAATGGGATCACACTGCCTGCCCCCTAAAAACAATTTACGGGCTGCTATTTTAACAATGGCCCACAAAGCTCTTCTTCAAGAGCCAAAGTTTATAATTGACTGTTTCCACTCCAGTGTTCATAATGCTATGCCAACGCTCATAACCACAGACAACATAATGGAGATATATGAATCTAAGAGGCCAACTAACAAGAAAGTGGCCCAGATGATAAAATCATCACTTGAAAGCCTAAATCCACAAGAGCAGACTGCTCTTAACCACCTGCTACGGTATGTGAGAAGCATCGACCAAAGAAAATTGGAGATTTTCTTACGCTTCTGCACAGGATCTACTGTGCTGTGCAAAGACACAATTGAAgtcatttttaacacattgtgTGGTTTAAGTCGCAGGCCTGTAGCACACACATGTGGAGCAGTTCTTGAGTTACCATGCACTTACATCACATACCCTGAGTTTCGCAAAGAATTTGATAATGTCTTGTCTGGTGACTGCTTCACAATGGATATTGTGTAGTGAATGGAAAGCACATCTATCTTCTACACTGAGTTTTGCATTTGTCTGATGCAAAACTGTTTCTACagattttcatttattgttcttATTAAAACAGAGaccgtttacatttttaaaattgttttattttcttatttttttctgtaaattgttAGTACATTgagattcatttttttttccacaagacAGTTTAATAATTTTGATAAGTCAGCAGGGTCTGTTCTCATAGGTAAATGTCCCTTTTTGtacaattattacattttcatgtgCATCTTTTAtacaattgttattctgaataATGTTCAGAATTTATGTCATCATTCAACAAACAAGTTCATGTTCAATGCAAGTACAATACATTTCTAATGGTTGTTCAGTTCTGTTCATTTCCTCTTTCATGTCCTGCCTTGTTTCTCTTTGCAGTCAGTGTGCATATAGTGACATATCAATCCTATTTGCACCTCAGTTTTGCTGCAAAATGTTCTTAATGTTTGTGGCATAGCACTGTTCAAGTGTAGTCAGTGTGGACATGTTGTAGCTCTGAATAATCTGAATAAAAATCCATCTCAAATTAGAGAGTTGATGTTATCTCATTCCTCAAGTGAAGGTACAAATCCAATGCCTGATAAGCATCAGCTGGAAGATGCAGCTGTGACTCTGCCATCAGAATGTTGCAGATGTTGTAGATGTCTGTGTCACATGGCACTGCTGGTCGAAATGTGCAGTTACTCTGACACAACTGTACATCAGCTCTGTCCACTGGGGAAATGCAATCACAAGTTGTGTAGAGTTCTGGGAACATGTACATGATTCGGGGGCGACCACTGGGCACCCTGTCATTCTTTGATGGTCTGATGACATGTGCATCCCACACATTGATGGTCTCGTCTAATTCATCCTGGAAAAACAGTACAGAGAGAAAGAAAAGTACATTAATATGCaatttgttattatcatcatgtgctctttaatttagttatgagaTTACTTCAAATAAATTATGTTAAATCTTGAGGTTTTTGATGACGTTAGGAGAAAATGAGAGGAAAAggccaaatataaatatataaattaataaacataaatgaataaaaacagtttGCTGCCCACTATGCTtgtacggggggggggggggttattagGGCTACCAAACCCCCCGACACTGATGATGAATTAATAGGGTATTGTAGGACACCAATAACAGTAATTAAGAAGACACATAGACATGAGACACAAGTGCTAATATTCACACCCACTGTCTGCTCATGGAAGGATGTTAAAAGACAAAAACGAAAATGTAATTCAGTAGTTTTCCCGTTAGATGGCACTGTTGTACTGTTGATTCATTCCATCTCTGCAGCCCGCTTGTAAAAAAGAGATGCACTTGCTATATTACATGTGTGTGCATGCCAGTCAATAAAAACATCAGAAAATAGATAAAACAATGCATTGTCGCTTACCTGAATGAAGCTCATAAAGCAGAACTGAATTAGACCTCGGTCCAAGTATGTGCCACCGAACAAACCACGGTCCTTCAGGTCAGTGAAGATAGAGATATAGAACTCCATTGATTCTCTTCTGAGGAAACCCCACCAACTCTCTATGCGCTGATTTGCTGTGCTTGCCCCTTCGATGTAGCTGTCAATACCAGAACCGTCATCAATGTTGCGACGGAGAAAACGCTGAAAGTCTCTGACTTTAACATTTTCAGTGCCCCGATCGCCTCTGACAATCCTCGGACAACCACCAAATTTCTTCACTGCCTCCATATAGTAGCCTCCAATGATTTTTGGGTCACTGCTGGTCGTAAATGCATTCATCCAGATAATTTTCCGGGAGAATCCGTCAATACAGCCGTTTATACAGATACCAAATGGTTTCAGTTTGTCATAAGAGTCAAAGTGCCAAATATAATTGGGCCCTTTTGCGAAATAGTTGCGACGATGGAGCCGTCTCCTTGCTCTGAGTTCAACACCCCTCGGGTCAAGTTCTTTAAGAATTAAGCTTACTTCTTCTTTCTTGACGTGTAATCCATCCTCCTTGCATTTAGTGTACATCCACCTATATCCACACAGCAGGCCACTTGTTTGTAACTGCTGCTGAATGAAATCTACCACGCAATCCAAAGAGGTGTATCCTTTGCGCCGAAACAGACTACATGCCTTCATAATTCGTTTTAAATGTCTTTCAGACACAATATACCGATGACGACTTGCAAGCAAAGCAGCAATGTCCTTACAATGAAGTCCGAGTTGGAAATACAGCCGAATTAACTCCTGAACtgccattttaacacacacctcaaaccacacgcacgcatccaatgctttctcgtgcgcacgagaaactatctcgtgcgcacgagaaactatctcgtgcgcacgagaaactatctcgtgcgcacgagaaactatctcgtgcgcacgagaaactatctcgtgcgcacgagaaactatctcgtgcgcacgagaaactatctcgtgcgcacgagaaactatctcgtgcgcacgagaaactttttattcaaaaaaaaaaaaaaaaaagtttttattttttttatagaaagtttctcgtggccacgagatagtttctcgtgcgcacgagatacatgtctaaaaaaaaaaatccccatgtccctttaggggctccgtattaaagggataatttttaagtaataattcattataacatagattttgttgtccttttttttttttgagcaatggaaaaaaaagaaaataaagacaaaaggaaaaaaaaaaaccctcctgcatggcaactttgtgtcaacattgccactttttctcattagatttcacctcattccacttttttaaatgttttttatttatttttgcaatactatcaattttgcaaattttgcagaatgtatggcgggccggtaaatgattagctgcaggccgcaaatggcccccgggccgcactttggacacccctgctgtagatgatgctacattagtacaaaataaaccacgttaGTACATCAgtggaggaaaatgatcaaactacataaataacatcctgtaatttgactttgatatcatttttttatcttgatggattgaacaTGAACACCAACAAGTTGACTgtttattacatccatccattttctaccgcttactccctttcggggtcacggggggcgctggcgcctatctcagatacaaatcgggcggaaggcagggtacaccctggacaagtcgccacctcatcgcagggctgattATTAcatgatcacataatttattcagaaaatataaataacgacaaataaagatagaatactataaaccgcagcatgtaagtgtaaaaaacaacaacaatatgatttgtacaatttcagaatttgCTAGTTCTATTCTtaaacaaagacaacaatctgaagttgtctttatttttaagttatcgtgtcatgattttaccagtctggcccacttgggagtagattttcctccaagtGGCCCttgatttaaaatgagtttgacacccctgctttaaaacatCTGTAATTTacattgatcaatcaatcaatcaatcaatcaatcaatcaatcaatgtatattaAAAtggaaacattgattgatttaaacttttatcagtagattgcacagtacagtacatattctgtacaattgaccactaaatggaaacaccccaataagtttttcaacttgtttaagtcggggtccacgttaatcaattcatggtagacaataaaaacatttcttttttaatttttttattttatttatttatttcggcaatcttcacataaaacaaagaacaacaacaaaaaaaaaggaaaacaaaaaaacactcatttgagcaatgattgagccgaaagggtgtaggttgaagcaacgcttatataaacctaccccatcacaacaagaacaagattcaaaaatatataaaatctaaaacatgcttcacttatattacttttttttaagcaatatataagcaacatatatgtagcacacgtctcatatacacagtttaacatttaaatcaaacatatacatttgtacacttttatatatattacatatacacaattcatttaGTAGGAAAGATGAAATATGCaaatattgttgttattttgaTACCTCAGCTTTCTTCACATCTAAATATATACTTTCAGAGTTCAATTTAAATGaataactttatttttgttaaacatcAACCAAAAGGTGTGTTTGTTTTTCTGGCTGTAGAAATAAAACAGCCTAGAGCCAAAATGTCTCCCTCATTTGCAGCAGTTAGCGTGGAGCCGAGCCAACATGGCCGTTGAGGCGCACAGTTTCATCGTCGCCATGTTGGTCTGTTCGTGCTGCATTCCGCTCGAGGAAGTTAAGACATTTTTAGAAAGTTATATTGTTTATTCGTCATGTTCCGTCATTCAGATTACCAATGATAGTTTCAATTGGTAACATATTTTCTTAAAGGACGACATACACGACGTTGTACTTTAAATAGCGGAAGTTCCTTATTCAATTGTAACATGTTCACAAATATACATTGTTTGGATGTATTTTATTGGAATGATGCTGTGATAATTAGTATTTCAGACCTTCCTTTTCAGTACGTCGGCCTGCGAGTTCAGTTGCGTTGTGAAGTTGACGCAAGCAGGTTTTTACAGACACGGTGCTCGTTTATCCCACGATTTTGAAAGCGGCCTCGGCCTTCGTAGGCGGGGCCTGCCGCGGGATACAGTCACGTGATCCGGCCCCCCGTGCCAGGCTGACCAATTCCAATATGGTGGCCAGCTTGGCAGGTCCACGGTTCTTGTTGCTGATATTGTTGTTGTCGTGCGGGATCAGCTCGGGCTCCTGCGGCCAGGGAGCCCCGCTCGTCCTGGGCCTGCGCCTGGAGGagccggcggcggcggcggcccgGGTGTACATGAAGAACCGGATCATCTCGGCGCCGCGAGGAGCCACGTTCAAGCTGCGTCTCTTCGGCTCCGACCTCGATCCGCGGACGCCGTCGCCGTGGCTGGCTTTCGCGGGGGCACCGGCGGGCGCTGCCGGGGCGGTGGGCGACGGCACGGACCCGTGCGTGGACGAGTCCAACCGGAGGGAGTCCGCTTTTCGGATCAAGGAGCCGTTCATCCCGGATGAGGAGCACAGCGGGCTGCTGACGGTGGAAGTCCCGCGGGGGAGCGAGGCGGCGGGCGGCGAGCGGACTCTCCATCATCTGTGCGTGCTGGCGGGGGAAGAGTGGACCTCGGTGGTCCCGGACAAACTGCGCATCGCCTCGGACAAGGACCTGCCCGCGGACCACATCCCGGCGTGGGGCCTGGCTCTGCTCATcccgctgctgctgctcctctGCGGGCTGCTGAGGACCGTCAACCTCAGCCTCCTCTGGCTGGACCCCGTGGAGCTTTACGTGCTCCACAGCTGCGGCTCTGAGGAGGAGAAGCGGGCCGCCAAGCGCCTGGAGCCCATCAGGAGGAGAGGGAACTTTCTGGtgagttgattgattgaaacttgtattagtagattgcacagtacagtacatattccgtataattcaccactaaatggtaacaccccaataagtttaaaAACGTTTCttgaccagctattgcaaggaatttagggatcgtaatatcatcaaaaggttcagagaatctggtaaaaatcactgcacgtaagcagcaaaacccgtgaccttggatccctcaggcggtactgcacccaaaagcgacatcagtgtgtaaaggatatcaccacatgggctcaggaacatttcagaaaaccactatcagtaactacagttggtagctacatctgtgagtgcaagttaaagcgctactaaagcgaaaaccatttatcaacaacacccagaaacttcgctgggcccgagatcacctaagatggactgatgcgaagtgggaaagtgttctgtggtctgacgagtccgcatttcaaattgtttttggaaactgtgattgattgattgattgaaacttttattagtagattgcacagtacagtacatattccgtacaattgaccactaaatggtaacaccccaataagtttaagaacatttcttgaccggctattgcaaggaatttaaggatcgcacaatctacgctccgtaatatcatcaaaaggttcagagaatctggtgaaaatcactgcacgtaagcggcaaatcccgtgaccttggatccctcaggcggtactgcaccaaaaagcgacatcagtgtgtaaaggatatcaccacatgggcccaggaacacttcagaaaaccactatcagtaactacagttggtagctacatctgtaagtgcaagttaaagctctactaaagcaaaaaccatttatcaacaacacccagaaacttcgctgggcccgagatcacctaagatggactgctgcgaagtgggaaagtgttctctggtctgacgagtccgcatttcaaattgtttttgttaactgtgattgattgattgattgaaactattattattagattgcacagtacagtacatattccctacaattgaccactaaatggtaacaccccaataagtttaagaacatttcttgaccagctattgcaaggaatttaaggatcgcacaatctacgctccgtaatatcatcaaaaggttcagagaatctggtgaaaatcactgcacgtaagcagcaaagcccgtgaccttggatctctcaggcggtactgcacccaaaagcgacatcagtgtgtaaaggatatcaccacatgggctcaggaacacttcggaaaaacactatcagtaactactgttggtagctacatctgtaagtgcaagttaaagcgctactaaagcgaaaaccatttatcaacaacacccagaaacttcgctgggcccgagatcacctaagatggactgatgcgaagtgggaaagtgttctgtggtctgacgagtccacatttcaaattgtttttggaaactgtgattgatcgattgattgaaacttttattagtagatcgcacagtacagtacatattccctacaattgaccactaaatggtaacaccccaataagtttaagaacatttcttgaccagctattgcaaggaatttagggatcacACAATctatgctccgtaatatcatcaaaaggttcagagaatctggtgaaaatcactgcacgtaagcagcaaagcctgtgaccttggatccctcaggcggtactgcacccaaaagcgacatccgtgtgtaaaggatatcaccacatgggctcaggaacatttcagaaaaccactatcagtaactacagttggtagctacatctgtaagtgcaagttaaagcgctactaaagcgaaaaccatttatcaacaacacccagaaacgcagccgtttcgctgggcccgagatcatctaagatggactgatgcgaagtgggaaagtgttctgtggtctgacgagtccacatttcaaattgtttttggaaactgtgattgatcgattgattgaaacttttattagtagattgcacagtacagtacatattccgtacaattgaccactaaatggtaacaccccaataagtttaagaacatttcttgaccagctattgcaaggaatttagggatcgcACAatccacgctccgtaatatcatcaaaaggttcagagaatctggtgaaaatcactgcacgtaagcagcaaagcccgtgaccttggatccctcaggcggtactgcaccaaaaagcgacatcagtgtgtaaaggatatcaccacatgggctcaggaacacttcagaaaaccactatcagtaactacagttgttagctacatctgtaagtgcaagttaaagctctactaaagcaaaaaccatttatcaacaacacccagaaacgccgccggcttcgctgggcccgagatcacctaagatggactgatgcgaagtgggaaagtgttctgtggtctgacgagtccacatttcaaattgtttttggaaactgtgattgatcgattgattgaaacttttattagtagattgcacagtacagtacatattccctacaattgaccactaaatggtaacaccccaataagtttaagaacatttcttaaccagctattgcaaggaatttagggatcgcACAatccacgctccgtaatatcatcaaaaggttcagagaatctggtaaaaaatcactgcacgtaagcggcaaagcccgtgaccttggatccctcaggcggtactacaccaaaaagcgacatctgtgtgtaaaggatatcaccacatgggctcaggaacacttcggaaaaacactatcagtaactacagttggtagctacatctgtaagtgcaagttaaagcgctactaaagcaaaaaccatttatcaacaacacccagaaacgccgccggcttcgctgggcccgagatcatctaaaatggactgatgcgaagtggggaagtgttctgtggtctgacgagtccgcatttcaaattgtttttggaaactgtgatttattgattgattgaaacttgtattagtagattgcacagtacatattccgtacaattgaccactaaatggtaacaccccaataagtttaagaacatttcttgaccagctattgcaaggaatttaaggatcgCACAATctatgctccgtaatatcatcaaaaggttcagagaatctggtaaaaatcactgcacgtaagcggcaaagcccgtgaccttggatccctcaggcggtactgcaccaaaaagcgacatcagtgtgtaaaggatatcaccacatgggcccaggaacacttcagaaaaccactatcagtaactacagttgttagctacatctgtaagtgcaagttaaagcgctactaaagcaaaaaccatttatcaacaacacccagaaacgccgccggcttcgctgggcccgagatcatctaagatggactgatgcgaagtgggaaagtgttctgtggtctgacgagtccacatttcaaattgtttttggaaactgtggtttattgattgattgatacttttattagtagattgcacagtacagtacatattccgtacaattgaccactaaatggtaacaccccaataggtttttcaacttgtttaagtcggggtccacgttaatcaattgatggtacaaatatatactatcaacataatacagtcatcacacaagttaatcatcatagtatatacattgaattatttactttatttacaatccgaggggtgggataaggagctttggttgatatcagtacttcagtcaaaagagaaatggacattgaaacagtgtaggtcttacttagtaggatacagtggggcgaaaaagtatttagtcagtcaccgattgtgcaagttctcccacttaaaatgatgacagaggtctgtcattttcatcataggtacacttcaactgtgagagacagaatgtggaaaaaaaatccaggaattcacattgtaggaattttaaagaatttatttgtaaattatggtggaaaataagtatatggtcaaccattcaaagctctcactgatggaaggatgttttggctcaaaatctcacgatacttctttccttaacacggatcaatcgtcctgtccccttagcaga from Nerophis ophidion isolate RoL-2023_Sa linkage group LG17, RoL_Noph_v1.0, whole genome shotgun sequence harbors:
- the LOC133535967 gene encoding uncharacterized protein LOC133535967, yielding MYTKCKEDGLHVKKEEVSLILKELDPRGVELRARRRLHRRNYFAKGPNYIWHFDSYDKLKPFGICINGCIDGFSRKIIWMNAFTTSSDPKIIGGYYMEAVKKFGGCPRIVRGDRGTENVKVRDFQRFLRRNIDDGSGIDSYIEGASTANQRIESWWGFLRRESMEFYISIFTDLKDRGLFGGTYLDRGLIQFCFMSFIQDELDETINVWDAHVIRPSKNDRVPSGRPRIMYMFPELYTTCDCISPVDRADVQLCQSNCTFRPAVPCDTDIYNICNILMAESQLHLPADAYQALDLYLHLRNEITSTL